One Weissella ceti DNA window includes the following coding sequences:
- a CDS encoding SAM-dependent methyltransferase — translation MKPVLDMTAGGRMMWPSKKNELAVFVDKRFEAIKFVDRGYIREHEVFPDIQADWSDINGLPFMSGSFHQVIFDPPHLLRAGPNSWLRKKYGVLDKVTWKRDLERGFEEAARLLADNGTLIFKWNSDQIKLSEVLNLVPDELVATIQNRVKKTYICVFIKQSMVKE, via the coding sequence ATGAAGCCTGTTTTAGATATGACCGCAGGCGGACGCATGATGTGGCCAAGCAAGAAAAATGAATTAGCCGTGTTTGTTGATAAACGATTCGAAGCGATTAAGTTTGTTGATCGTGGCTACATTCGAGAGCATGAAGTATTCCCAGATATTCAGGCTGATTGGTCTGATATTAACGGGCTACCATTTATGTCAGGGTCGTTTCATCAAGTCATCTTCGACCCACCACATTTGTTGCGTGCTGGCCCAAACAGTTGGCTCCGAAAGAAGTATGGCGTGTTGGACAAGGTAACTTGGAAGCGTGATTTAGAACGTGGGTTTGAAGAAGCTGCTCGATTGCTAGCTGATAACGGTACGCTTATTTTCAAATGGAATAGCGATCAAATTAAATTGAGCGAAGTGCTGAATTTAGTTCCTGATGAACTCGTGGCCACAATTCAAAACCGAGTAAAAAAGACGTATATTTG
- a CDS encoding prohibitin family protein, protein MNNAAKSIIAGVVLVGLGIGAAVGLEKVDNGNVGIMYSMNGGVKDEPLSQGVHWVGLKQVTQYPVKTQTYEDKVTLSTKDGKKFDMPVTYSYNVDQSKAVEVYKKFGSQPIESIEKGWLKQQLISAGRSVVSQYNVLDVMSEDATKMQGDLLKAFQDKVEKTGFNIEDVSTGTPDLDDQTKKSIDGLIIAGQDNKKAELNAKSTQTNAEAEKKAEITKAEGKAKANELLSASVTDKTIADKEADARMQWGWIEVQTGEAIVDTTKK, encoded by the coding sequence ATGAACAACGCGGCTAAGAGCATTATCGCAGGAGTAGTATTGGTAGGTTTGGGAATTGGTGCCGCAGTCGGTCTTGAAAAGGTCGATAACGGAAACGTCGGAATCATGTACTCAATGAATGGCGGAGTTAAGGACGAACCACTTTCTCAAGGGGTCCACTGGGTGGGATTGAAGCAAGTTACTCAATACCCAGTTAAGACACAAACATACGAAGACAAGGTGACGCTATCAACTAAGGACGGTAAGAAGTTCGACATGCCGGTCACCTATTCTTACAACGTTGACCAATCAAAGGCAGTTGAAGTGTACAAGAAGTTTGGTTCTCAACCAATTGAAAGCATTGAAAAGGGTTGGTTGAAGCAACAACTAATCTCAGCAGGACGTAGTGTCGTGTCTCAATACAACGTTCTAGACGTTATGTCTGAAGACGCTACTAAGATGCAAGGGGACTTGTTGAAGGCGTTCCAAGACAAGGTAGAAAAGACAGGATTTAACATCGAAGACGTTTCAACTGGTACTCCTGATTTGGACGACCAAACTAAGAAGTCTATTGATGGTTTGATCATCGCGGGACAAGACAACAAGAAGGCTGAATTGAACGCCAAGTCTACTCAAACTAACGCGGAAGCTGAAAAGAAGGCTGAAATCACAAAGGCAGAAGGTAAGGCTAAGGCTAACGAATTGCTAAGTGCTTCAGTTACTGACAAGACAATCGCCGACAAGGAAGCAGACGCCCGTATGCAATGGGGCTGGATTGAAGTTCAAACCGGTGAAGCTATCGTAGATACTACTAAGAAGTAA
- a CDS encoding DUF3310 domain-containing protein translates to MTKLDIAVYWDEKYKSVRALDPVTLKNPWHIWNDGKPRPIINRQDRYSALPADGTMVLRGVSLDADGRIKNIESVDYEYNAQYPAKWWNWLNKVTLVKPIRPTVPGGITLEQASNAVEKVQENGEHDAVKKPKWYVIDEAGTQLKDLMPTLLWKFRGSKAAHVYNVIKYVIRHPEKDGIKDLRKAKQEINALIKDTYGVDENEQSN, encoded by the coding sequence ATGACGAAGCTAGATATTGCAGTTTATTGGGACGAAAAATATAAAAGCGTTAGAGCGCTTGACCCCGTTACGCTAAAGAATCCATGGCATATTTGGAATGACGGAAAACCACGCCCAATCATAAATCGACAAGACCGTTACAGTGCTCTGCCAGCAGATGGAACAATGGTTTTGCGTGGAGTGTCATTGGACGCAGACGGTCGAATCAAAAACATTGAGTCGGTTGATTACGAATACAATGCACAATATCCTGCGAAGTGGTGGAACTGGTTGAATAAAGTAACTTTAGTTAAGCCTATTCGCCCGACTGTACCCGGTGGCATTACGTTAGAACAAGCAAGTAATGCAGTTGAAAAAGTGCAAGAAAATGGCGAACACGACGCTGTGAAGAAGCCTAAGTGGTACGTCATTGACGAAGCAGGAACACAACTAAAAGACCTAATGCCGACGCTTCTGTGGAAGTTCCGCGGGTCTAAGGCGGCACACGTCTACAACGTTATTAAGTACGTTATCCGACACCCTGAAAAGGACGGAATTAAGGACTTGCGCAAGGCTAAGCAAGAAATCAACGCATTGATCAAAGACACATACGGTGTCGATGAAAACGAACAATCTAACTAA
- a CDS encoding RusA family crossover junction endodeoxyribonuclease, protein MIKFTIQGELTDLNNYTNAQRTNYRVGNRIKQDNTAKVHAACLHLGGVELKFPVKIKYEWYAKNKRKDMDNIAFAKKFIQDGMMSAEVIKNDGWSEIAGWSEIFFIDKDNPRIEVTIYENGEYDD, encoded by the coding sequence ATGATTAAGTTTACTATCCAAGGGGAATTGACAGACCTAAACAACTACACAAATGCACAGCGAACGAACTATCGAGTAGGTAATCGCATCAAGCAAGACAACACTGCTAAGGTACATGCTGCTTGTCTACATTTGGGCGGCGTTGAGTTGAAGTTTCCTGTCAAGATTAAATACGAATGGTATGCAAAAAATAAACGCAAAGACATGGACAACATCGCCTTTGCGAAGAAATTTATTCAAGACGGAATGATGTCGGCAGAGGTAATTAAAAATGATGGTTGGTCTGAAATTGCAGGCTGGTCTGAAATTTTCTTTATCGACAAAGACAATCCCAGAATTGAAGTAACGATTTATGAAAATGGTGAATACGATGATTGA
- a CDS encoding ATP-binding protein yields MQSMGEALNKVLDNLIKPTGEYCETHGDELVLLNREGAKPFCQKCQSEKMLEENKKLAAQAGEHHKRQRTVNLLRNKSIVGDSTLWDAEFDNYETTAGSETEKALALTKSFASQYVREGKKFNAIYTGTPGAGKSHLAMGLIKMINQYSTPHVSCLFISTADLFRLIKDSFNNQDQWWTEERAVKLLTEVDYLVLDDLGSESLFTSGSKEASDFNQRVLFTILNGRTNTIVTTNHTSDELSRMYNPKIVSRILKGSTGHVVKFTEATSDKRENVGF; encoded by the coding sequence ATGCAAAGCATGGGAGAAGCGCTTAACAAGGTGCTAGACAATCTAATCAAGCCCACAGGCGAATACTGCGAGACACACGGCGATGAATTAGTGCTGTTGAATCGTGAAGGAGCTAAGCCGTTTTGTCAGAAATGCCAAAGCGAAAAAATGCTAGAGGAAAACAAGAAACTGGCAGCACAAGCAGGCGAACACCATAAACGACAACGCACAGTTAATCTACTCCGCAATAAGTCGATTGTTGGTGACAGCACTCTGTGGGACGCCGAGTTTGACAATTACGAAACCACAGCAGGCAGTGAAACTGAAAAGGCTTTGGCGCTTACGAAGTCATTCGCTAGCCAGTATGTGCGTGAGGGTAAGAAGTTCAACGCAATCTACACGGGAACGCCTGGAGCTGGGAAGTCGCACTTAGCTATGGGGCTTATCAAGATGATTAACCAGTACTCAACGCCACACGTTAGCTGCTTGTTTATTTCAACAGCCGACTTGTTCCGCTTGATCAAAGACAGCTTTAACAATCAAGACCAGTGGTGGACAGAAGAACGCGCTGTGAAGTTGCTGACTGAAGTTGATTATCTGGTTCTAGATGATTTGGGTTCGGAAAGCTTGTTTACAAGCGGCAGCAAAGAAGCCAGTGATTTTAACCAACGTGTCTTGTTCACAATCCTGAACGGACGGACGAACACAATCGTGACGACTAATCACACCAGTGACGAGTTATCGCGCATGTACAATCCGAAAATCGTAAGCCGAATTCTTAAAGGGTCTACTGGTCACGTTGTTAAGTTCACGGAAGCTACGTCAGACAAGCGTGAAAACGTTGGGTTCTAG
- a CDS encoding phage replisome organizer N-terminal domain-containing protein, translating to MAEITWIKLKTTMFDDEKIRLIQSMPEADAVIVIWIRLLVLAGKTNDDGLIYIQRNMPYSDEMLSTLFNKPVNVIRLALKALEKFGMIDLNEDGLIEIHNWEKHQNVSGMDKIREDSAKRSKTYRERKRQKALGHVEDGKNDEKTVVTSRVTSRHATEEDIDKEEDKEYINPLSGKPAEQEKIPYSEIIEYLNQKTGKRYKASSAANKKLIKARFGEKATLDDFKIVVDNMVTNWTGTEYEKYLQPSTLFSNKFDKYLNQTPTQAPKKDAGRYGGLF from the coding sequence ATGGCAGAAATCACATGGATTAAATTAAAGACAACAATGTTCGATGATGAAAAAATCCGTCTGATTCAATCAATGCCAGAAGCTGATGCAGTAATCGTGATTTGGATACGTTTACTAGTTTTAGCAGGCAAGACAAATGATGATGGATTGATTTATATACAGCGTAATATGCCGTATTCAGACGAAATGTTGTCAACCTTATTTAACAAGCCCGTGAATGTTATTCGCTTAGCTTTAAAGGCACTTGAAAAGTTTGGAATGATTGATTTGAACGAAGATGGATTGATTGAAATTCATAATTGGGAGAAGCACCAAAACGTAAGTGGTATGGATAAAATCAGGGAAGATAGCGCTAAGCGTAGTAAAACATACCGTGAACGCAAGCGCCAGAAGGCTTTAGGGCATGTTGAAGATGGTAAAAACGACGAAAAAACGGTCGTCACGTCACGCGTCACGTCACGTCACGCAACAGAAGAAGATATAGATAAAGAAGAAGATAAAGAATATATAAACCCTTTGTCGGGCAAGCCCGCCGAACAGGAAAAAATTCCTTACTCAGAAATTATCGAGTATCTAAATCAAAAAACTGGCAAGCGATACAAAGCAAGTAGTGCAGCAAACAAGAAGTTGATCAAGGCTCGTTTTGGAGAAAAGGCAACGCTTGATGATTTCAAGATTGTTGTCGATAACATGGTCACTAATTGGACGGGGACAGAATACGAGAAGTATCTGCAACCATCAACGCTGTTTAGCAACAAGTTTGATAAGTATCTGAACCAGACACCAACACAAGCGCCTAAGAAGGACGCAGGACGCTATGGAGGACTGTTCTAA
- the ssb gene encoding single-stranded DNA-binding protein — protein MINRVVLVGRLTRDTELKYTTSGAAVGTFSLAVNRQFTNSDGEREADFINCVIWRKSAENFANFTSKGSQVAVEGRLQTRNYENKDGQRVYVTEVIVDNFSLLDSKSSNGENGQKQSKNGFAPSENRSAPLENGRGQSNPFENGRGIDVTDDDLPF, from the coding sequence ATGATTAATCGAGTTGTATTAGTAGGGCGTTTGACACGCGATACAGAACTGAAATACACGACATCAGGCGCAGCAGTTGGAACATTTTCATTGGCGGTTAATCGTCAATTTACAAATTCCGACGGAGAGCGTGAAGCAGATTTTATTAACTGTGTTATCTGGCGTAAGTCAGCAGAAAACTTTGCAAACTTCACTTCGAAGGGATCACAAGTTGCTGTAGAAGGACGACTTCAAACACGTAATTATGAGAATAAAGACGGTCAACGTGTGTACGTTACTGAAGTGATTGTTGATAATTTCTCATTGTTAGACAGCAAGTCAAGCAATGGGGAAAACGGACAAAAACAGTCCAAAAACGGTTTTGCCCCGTCGGAAAACCGTTCTGCCCCGTTGGAAAACGGTCGAGGACAGTCAAACCCGTTCGAAAACGGTCGGGGAATTGATGTGACTGATGACGACCTTCCTTTCTAG
- a CDS encoding PD-(D/E)XK nuclease-like domain-containing protein encodes MSEITQENYYDKDQAFKKMHASTMKSFLQNGEEAALAQMHGTYNPFPDDPKALLVGNYVHSYFESPEAHEAFKTENADAMLTKKGTLKADYLKADEMIKRIESDNNIMTMIENAPDREYIIEGDIGGIQWAGKLDMVNFDLGYFIDIKTVKTLQKKGGVIGGEYSEYHGGYQDFMTAKFYHLQMAAYQEMLYQMTGKKFTCYILAVTKDRHANAELYQVSDGLLELGMEEINNNQDRIVSVIDGEVAPEKAEAHSDYYNINHRVDLRNIPVL; translated from the coding sequence ATGTCTGAAATCACACAAGAAAATTATTACGACAAAGATCAAGCGTTTAAGAAAATGCACGCGTCAACGATGAAGTCATTCCTACAAAACGGGGAAGAAGCAGCGTTGGCACAAATGCACGGGACGTATAACCCATTCCCAGATGACCCCAAAGCATTGTTAGTTGGTAACTATGTACACAGCTACTTCGAATCACCAGAAGCGCACGAAGCGTTTAAAACTGAAAATGCAGACGCGATGTTGACTAAGAAGGGAACGCTTAAAGCTGATTATCTGAAGGCAGATGAAATGATTAAGCGTATTGAATCAGACAACAACATTATGACGATGATTGAAAACGCGCCAGATCGTGAGTACATCATCGAAGGCGATATTGGCGGGATTCAATGGGCTGGAAAGTTGGATATGGTCAATTTTGATTTAGGTTACTTTATCGACATCAAGACTGTTAAAACGTTGCAGAAAAAGGGGGGCGTCATTGGCGGTGAATACAGTGAGTATCATGGCGGCTATCAAGACTTCATGACGGCTAAGTTCTACCACTTACAAATGGCAGCTTATCAAGAAATGCTTTACCAAATGACTGGTAAAAAGTTCACTTGCTACATTTTGGCAGTGACGAAGGACCGACACGCTAACGCAGAACTCTACCAAGTGAGCGACGGGTTGTTGGAGCTAGGTATGGAAGAAATCAACAATAATCAAGATCGCATTGTATCGGTTATTGATGGTGAAGTAGCACCAGAAAAAGCAGAAGCACATAGTGACTATTACAACATCAATCATCGAGTTGACTTGCGTAATATTCCAGTGCTGTAG
- a CDS encoding recombinase RecT, which yields MNQVQQSNNNVKSFFEMPAVRNKFDEVMGSNSKSFITSLLNVTSQNQLLAKAEPKSIMQSAMVAATLDLPIEPSLGFAYIVPYKQEAQFQLGYKGLIQLALRSGKVTALNSGQIYAEQFVSFNPLSEALEIDAEAVPDESKKPVGYFAYMKLSNGFEKTIYWSYEKVHAHGKKYSKSFGYNSSPWKSDFDAMAQKTVLKKMLSTYAPLNTEMQQAIVADNEESTVERGDVTPETTSAAPALADLAAQRQTELLTEPEPQPEAKPEPVPVETVPDAGMTVTEMKQYLSSAGVSYPAGARKQELAAMMEQLEAHAEQAAAANDQSLEDAFPPEFGDK from the coding sequence ATGAATCAAGTGCAACAAAGCAACAACAATGTGAAGTCATTCTTTGAAATGCCAGCGGTACGAAACAAGTTTGATGAAGTAATGGGAAGTAACAGTAAGTCATTCATTACTAGCCTGTTGAACGTGACAAGCCAAAATCAATTGTTAGCTAAAGCAGAGCCTAAGAGCATTATGCAATCAGCTATGGTTGCGGCAACGTTAGACTTGCCAATCGAACCGTCATTAGGTTTTGCATACATCGTGCCATACAAGCAAGAAGCACAATTCCAACTAGGATATAAGGGGCTAATCCAACTAGCTTTGCGCTCTGGTAAAGTTACAGCGCTTAACAGCGGACAAATTTACGCGGAGCAATTCGTAAGTTTTAATCCTCTATCAGAAGCGCTTGAAATCGACGCAGAAGCAGTGCCTGACGAAAGCAAGAAGCCTGTTGGATACTTCGCTTACATGAAGCTATCAAATGGCTTTGAGAAGACGATTTACTGGTCATATGAAAAGGTGCATGCCCACGGGAAGAAATACAGTAAGTCATTCGGCTACAATTCTAGCCCTTGGAAGTCAGACTTCGACGCAATGGCGCAAAAGACGGTGCTTAAGAAGATGCTATCAACATATGCACCGCTTAATACTGAAATGCAACAAGCGATCGTAGCGGACAATGAAGAATCAACGGTTGAACGTGGTGATGTGACGCCAGAAACAACTAGTGCAGCGCCTGCATTGGCAGACTTGGCAGCTCAACGTCAAACAGAATTGTTGACTGAACCAGAGCCACAACCAGAAGCAAAGCCAGAACCTGTCCCAGTTGAAACGGTACCTGATGCAGGTATGACAGTAACTGAAATGAAGCAATACCTAAGTTCTGCAGGTGTTTCTTATCCTGCTGGGGCACGAAAGCAAGAACTAGCTGCAATGATGGAGCAATTAGAAGCCCATGCAGAACAAGCAGCCGCGGCGAATGACCAAAGCCTTGAAGACGCATTCCCGCCTGAATTCGGTGATAAGTAA
- a CDS encoding helix-turn-helix transcriptional regulator → MTANNLGTLRYDSDWSQQYVGDAIGVSKMTISRWENGVEFPNKERQKQLADLFNVSVRDLMGLER, encoded by the coding sequence ATGACAGCGAATAACCTTGGAACATTGAGATACGACAGCGACTGGTCACAACAATACGTCGGCGACGCGATTGGCGTATCAAAGATGACGATTAGTCGTTGGGAAAATGGCGTGGAGTTCCCTAATAAGGAACGCCAAAAGCAATTGGCAGACCTGTTTAACGTATCTGTTCGCGATCTTATGGGATTGGAGCGTTAA
- a CDS encoding antA/AntB antirepressor family protein, with protein MNEIIEIANDENGSEYIDARELHEKLGNKRKFSDWIKQRIEQYGFREGDDFTNHKIVIGKSTRIEYRLTKDMAKELAIVENNEAGRKIRNYFIAAEKKLREIAARPLTTQEQIALIAKGNGELAGQVKELGDRVTELDGNQVLSSARYDYVSKFVNRKVREYAEVHGLDYKEHVGALRQDLSRQILDITGVRVRRDLRDKHFDSVVDLIENWTPSTATVFKIKQTTLEM; from the coding sequence ATGAACGAAATTATTGAAATCGCGAATGATGAAAACGGGAGCGAATATATCGACGCCCGTGAACTTCATGAGAAGTTAGGAAACAAGCGTAAGTTCAGCGATTGGATTAAACAACGAATTGAACAATATGGATTCCGAGAGGGTGATGATTTTACGAATCACAAAATTGTGATTGGTAAATCGACACGAATTGAATACCGACTAACCAAAGACATGGCTAAGGAATTAGCGATTGTTGAAAATAATGAAGCAGGACGTAAAATCCGTAACTACTTCATTGCCGCAGAAAAGAAGTTGCGTGAGATTGCAGCACGTCCGTTAACGACGCAGGAACAAATCGCATTGATCGCGAAAGGTAATGGCGAGTTAGCAGGACAAGTGAAAGAACTGGGCGATCGTGTGACCGAGTTGGACGGCAACCAAGTGCTGAGTTCAGCACGTTACGACTATGTTAGTAAGTTCGTAAATCGAAAGGTTCGCGAATACGCAGAAGTGCACGGATTGGATTACAAGGAACATGTCGGGGCATTGCGCCAAGACTTAAGCCGACAAATCCTAGACATCACAGGGGTTCGTGTCCGACGCGATTTACGCGATAAGCACTTCGATAGCGTTGTTGATCTAATTGAAAATTGGACGCCATCAACGGCAACTGTTTTCAAGATTAAGCAAACTACTTTGGAGATGTAG
- a CDS encoding XRE family transcriptional regulator, which translates to MSTFERVKEISEKHGYSSLRTLAETAGLGTNAIYNWKKSEPTTKSAKAVADVLGVSVDYLLGNTDNPTASHSDQEPVDLQKVVDNEDWDKWLSSGGRPLTDHDKKLLMAMFGSE; encoded by the coding sequence ATGAGTACATTTGAACGAGTTAAAGAAATTTCAGAGAAACACGGATATAGCAGTTTACGTACTCTTGCAGAAACCGCAGGATTAGGTACTAACGCTATATATAACTGGAAAAAGAGTGAACCCACAACAAAATCAGCAAAGGCAGTCGCTGATGTATTGGGTGTGTCAGTGGACTATCTATTAGGTAATACTGATAATCCTACCGCTTCTCATTCAGACCAAGAACCTGTTGACCTACAAAAAGTAGTCGACAATGAAGACTGGGACAAATGGTTATCAAGTGGAGGTCGCCCGCTTACTGACCATGACAAGAAATTACTAATGGCGATGTTTGGGAGCGAATAA